Proteins found in one Pempheris klunzingeri isolate RE-2024b chromosome 6, fPemKlu1.hap1, whole genome shotgun sequence genomic segment:
- the rgmd gene encoding RGM domain family, member D produces MTALGRKTNICVISRSHSVHEQQSSGSILTEWIGMGRSGPLITAKRQLLDCVTLTMVLLSLLFRPAHSQQCRIQRCNAEYVASTSPSSGLQEDVALDVDYCIALRAYALCTRRQARSCRGDLVYHSAVFRIKELFSQHNCSSDGPTSSAKVPSTSRPAVPELCDYESRVLVSGSAGQQKKYAHCGLFGDPHLRTFRDEFQTCKVEGAWPLIDNRFLSVQVTNVPVVLGSSATATSKITVIFKSYHGCTDQKVYQATTEDLPLAFQDGTRSGGESGSLTIVERGGSGVGRQVKIQARYIGTSIIVRRVGSYLTFAIRMPEDTLDFSEDNGGLQLCLHGCPRNELIKEHTLGRQSQQPRLQGTNTELGPLRPPHQVYTVERATAKCRETLQVEDVYFQSCVFDLLTTGDPEFSMAAYGALEDLKALPPSKLKQNSPRTPRLSNRGVSLASAGAAANSSLLSLLLLILLLL; encoded by the exons ATGACAGCGCTGGGAAGGAAGACGAATATTTGTGTGATTTCCCGCAGCCACAGCGTCCATGAGCAGCAGTCGAGCGGCTCCATTCTAACTGAATGGATTGGTATGGGGAGAAGCGGACCACTAATCACGGCTAAGCGGCAGCTTTTGGACTGTGTAACGTTGACGATGGTTTTACTTTCGCTGCTGTTTCGACCAG ctcaCAGCCAGCAGTGTCGAATCCAGCGCTGCAATGCGGAGTATGTGGCTTCTACCTCACCCTCTAGTGGTCTGCAGGAGGACGTAGCTCTGGACGTGGACTACTGCATCGCCCTGCGGGCCTATGCCCTGTGCACCCGGCGGCAGGCACGCAGCTGTAGGGGCGACCTGGTCTACCACTCGGCCGTCTTCCGCATTAAGGAGTTATTCTCTCAGCACAATTGCTCCAGCGATGGGCCCACCTCCTCCGCCAAGGTCCCCAGTACGTCTCGCCCGGCCGTGCCGGAGCTGTGCGACTACGAGAGTCGGGTCCTTGTGTCTGGCTCAGCCGGCCAGCAGAAGAAATACGCCCACTGTGGATTATTCGGAGACCCGCACCTACGGACTTTCCGCGACGAGTTTCAGACCTGCAAGGTGGAAGGGGCGTGGCCTCTGATCGATAACCGCTTCCTGTCGGTGCAGGTGACCAATGTGCCTGTTGTCCTAGGCTCCAGCGCCACAGCAACCAGCAAG ATCACAGTGATCTTCAAATCCTACCATGGCTGTACAGATCAGAAGGTGTACCAGGCTACCACAGAAGATCTGCCTTTGGCCTTTCAGGATGGCACTCGCAGTGGCGGTGAGAGCGGCAGCCTGACCATCGTGGAGCGCGGCGGCTCTGGGGTGGGCCGGCAGGTGAAGATACAGGCCCGTTACATCGGCACTTCCATAATCGTCCGGCGAGTGGGCAGTTATCTGACCTTCGCCATCCGCATGCCAGAGGACACCCTGGACTTCTCGGAGGACAATGGCGGCCTGCAACTCTGCCTGCACGGCTGCCCACGCAACGAGCTCATCAAAGAGCACACGCTGGGCCGTCAGAGCCAGCAGCCCCGGTTGCAGGGCACCAACACAGAGCTGGGTCCTCTGCGGCCTCCTCACCAGGTCTACACAGTGGAGCGGGCCACGGCCAAGTGTAGGGAGACTCTGCAGGTGGAGGACGTGTACTTTCAGTCCTGCGTGTTTGACTTGCTGACCACAGGAGACCCCGAGTTCTCTATGGCAGCCTACGGCGCTCTGGAGGATTTAAAGGCGCTGCCGCCCAGTAAACTGAAGCAGAATTCCCCGAGGACTCCTCGCCTTTCCAACCGAGGGGTGTCACTCGCGTCGGCTGGCGCAGCAGCCAACAGCTCCCtgctctcactcctcctcctcattctgctgcttttgtga